The following coding sequences lie in one Burkholderia cepacia genomic window:
- a CDS encoding DUF3820 family protein, which translates to MQTADLEHLVTVIMPFGKYKGRLIADLPGPYLNWLAREGFPRGEIGRQLALMHEIDHNGLRDLLEPLRKRG; encoded by the coding sequence ATGCAAACCGCCGACCTCGAACACCTCGTCACCGTCATCATGCCCTTTGGAAAGTACAAGGGCCGACTCATTGCCGACCTGCCCGGGCCGTACCTCAACTGGCTGGCCCGTGAAGGGTTCCCGCGCGGTGAGATCGGCCGGCAGCTTGCGCTGATGCACGAAATCGATCACAACGGCCTGCGGGACTTGCTGGAGCCGCTGCGCAAACGCGGATAG
- a CDS encoding OmpA family protein, translating to MNKISLALLVSVASLAACTSASGPTFNAYELQPRNGVRTFRVDCHGILSSERTCMKVATRMCDKEPVRRVDSEAPFRDGADPRSIEFQCGAAPATLPAPVVAAPAAAEKVSLTGDAYFATDSATLTPAARTSLDALLGRQADRHFLAVTVTGYTDSVGSDAHNLALSQRRADAVASYLREHGLKADSVTATGRGEADPVSTNDTVEGRASNRRVEISLQK from the coding sequence GTGAACAAAATCTCTCTTGCCCTGCTCGTGTCCGTGGCCTCCCTTGCCGCTTGCACGAGCGCGTCCGGGCCGACGTTCAATGCGTACGAACTGCAGCCGAGAAACGGCGTCCGGACGTTTCGTGTCGATTGTCACGGCATCCTGTCGAGCGAAAGGACCTGCATGAAGGTCGCGACGCGCATGTGCGACAAGGAGCCGGTTCGCCGGGTCGATTCGGAGGCGCCGTTCCGCGACGGCGCGGATCCGCGGTCGATCGAGTTCCAGTGCGGCGCGGCGCCCGCAACGCTTCCGGCGCCGGTGGTGGCGGCGCCGGCCGCCGCGGAAAAGGTCAGCCTGACCGGCGATGCGTACTTCGCGACCGACTCCGCAACGCTGACGCCCGCCGCCCGCACGTCCCTCGACGCACTGCTGGGTCGTCAGGCGGACCGGCATTTCTTGGCGGTGACGGTGACCGGCTATACCGACTCGGTCGGTTCGGATGCGCACAATCTCGCGCTGTCGCAGCGGCGGGCCGACGCAGTCGCGTCGTATCTGCGCGAGCATGGCCTGAAGGCCGATTCGGTCACGGCGACGGGCAGAGGGGAAGCCGATCCGGTGAGCACCAACGATACCGTCGAAGGGCGAGCGAGCAATCGGCGCGTGGAGATTTCGCTGCAGAAGTAG
- a CDS encoding YadA-like family protein — protein MNKSFKSIWNEALGAWVAASELDRARGKRVASASGTREHAASEGAASRAGMSSMPSPRRLAVLMASTYLVLFHAGAHAQYAPDGGSATGGVTSISIGVGSSAAQQNSTALGNLSTAAGVSATALGPGAHAMADASTAVGINSQATGVNSSALGVQAIGSGDYSVAIGNLSSATQSGAVAMGSGAAATGVSAVGLGNNALASGQYAAAVGLGASAVGTQSVALGYASHATDTGSVSIGNQSTSSGAAGVAVGSGALTTGNSSISMGVNSGAKGATSIAIGWGGTAGVPGSGTQSLGTSSIALGSATTAGADTAMAFGLNANASGVSSIAMGVQSTATQQFAVALGNLALGSGVSATALGPGATASATNATAIGINSVAAAGSTIAIGDSNSVAAAAGAGSIAGGNSSKVLSGLGAVALGLGQTVSGNGAVAIGDPSTAIGTGAVTMGSNNTANGNGAVAIGNSNIAQGTGSLALGNTSTAAAAGAVAFGASAVAHNANDVALGSGSTTAAPNPTASATIGGVTYNFNGINPTSVVSVGAAGTERQITNVAAGRISSASTDAINGSQLAATNQAVNSLSTSTASSVSSLSTGVSSANSAITSLSTSTSTGISSLSTGLSSTNSAVTSLSTSTSTGLSSANSSITSLSTSTSTGISSLSTGLSSTNSSVTSLSTSTSTGLSSANSAITSLSTSTSTGINSLSTGLSSTNSAVTSLSTSTSTGLSSANSSITSLSTSTSTGITSLSTGLSSTNSSVTSLSTSTSTGLSSANSAITSLSTSTSTGISSLSTGLSSTNSSVTSLSTSTSTGLSSANSAITSLSTSTSTGISSLSTGLSSTNSAVTSLSTSTSTGLSSANSSITSLSTSTSTGITSLSTGLSSTNSAVTSLSTSTSTGLSSANSAITSLSTSTSTGINSLSTGLSSTNSAVTSLSTSTSTGLSSANSSVTSLSTSTSTGISSLSTGLSSTNSSVTSLSTSTSTGISSLSTGLSSTNSSITSLSTSTSTGIGSLSTGLSSTNSAVTSLSTATSSSIGSLSTGLSSTTSSISSLSTSTSTIVGSLSTGLSSTNSNLTSLSTATSTGIGSLSTGLSSIASNNTNLGNSTAGAIGGGATYDPTTGTISAPSYVTYNSDGSTTINNNVGSAIDNINAHGIKYFHANSTAPDSQALGVDSVAIGPNAIAKVDGSIALGAGSVSDRATVPASGTIRNGSASIPFNTTDQTLLGAVSVGDATSKTYRQITNVADGTGQQDAVTVRQLAGALQSFAVTTTKYFHANSTAVDSLAVGAESVAVGPTTVVNGDNGVGIGNGAIVDATAPGGVAIGQAASAAQADAMALGSGATATGAQSVAQGANAVAASVGSVALGSGAHATATDALALGAGASSTFANSIALGAGSLTTVGAQTNYIAYGLSSPQSSAGEVNIGNRQITGLAAGKNGTDAVNVSQLDSVANQLTTLITQRTSNLGGSYTTNPTGSNVPPGSTGSNSSAGGSGAVASGSNSTAVGNSSLASGNGSTAIGVGSTATGNGSTAIGTGSNDGGRSNVVAVGSAESARQVVNVAAGTQGTDAVNVNQLNAVSNQFTQSLNTVNNQLTQMQQQIQQTDSMARDGIAATAAMASIPHMDRDSNFAMGVGTATFLGQKAMAVGMQARLTENLKATLNGGFAGSQRVVGAGMLYQWK, from the coding sequence ATGAACAAGTCGTTCAAGTCGATCTGGAATGAAGCACTGGGAGCCTGGGTCGCGGCTTCCGAGCTTGACCGTGCGCGCGGCAAGCGTGTTGCGTCGGCGAGCGGCACGCGCGAGCATGCCGCGAGCGAGGGCGCTGCGAGCCGCGCGGGCATGTCTTCGATGCCGTCGCCGCGACGATTGGCCGTGCTCATGGCGTCAACGTATCTTGTCTTGTTCCATGCGGGCGCGCACGCACAGTACGCGCCGGATGGCGGCTCCGCGACCGGCGGCGTGACGTCGATTTCGATCGGCGTCGGGTCGAGCGCCGCGCAGCAGAACTCCACCGCGCTGGGCAACCTGTCGACGGCGGCGGGTGTTTCCGCCACGGCGCTGGGGCCAGGTGCGCATGCGATGGCCGACGCGTCGACGGCGGTCGGCATCAACTCGCAGGCGACCGGGGTCAACAGCTCGGCGCTCGGGGTGCAGGCGATCGGCAGCGGCGATTATTCGGTGGCGATCGGCAACCTGTCGAGCGCGACCCAAAGCGGCGCGGTAGCGATGGGCAGTGGCGCGGCGGCGACCGGCGTGTCGGCCGTCGGTCTCGGCAACAATGCACTGGCATCCGGCCAGTACGCGGCTGCGGTGGGTCTCGGCGCGAGTGCGGTCGGGACCCAAAGCGTCGCGCTTGGTTATGCGTCGCACGCGACCGATACGGGCTCGGTTTCGATCGGCAACCAGTCGACGAGTTCCGGCGCAGCCGGCGTGGCGGTGGGCAGCGGTGCGCTGACGACCGGCAATTCCTCGATCTCGATGGGCGTCAACAGCGGCGCGAAGGGCGCGACGTCGATCGCGATCGGCTGGGGCGGCACGGCCGGCGTACCGGGCTCGGGCACGCAGTCGCTCGGCACCAGTTCGATCGCGCTGGGCTCGGCCACGACGGCCGGCGCCGATACGGCAATGGCGTTCGGCCTGAACGCCAACGCGTCGGGTGTCAGCTCGATCGCGATGGGTGTGCAGTCGACCGCGACGCAGCAGTTCGCGGTCGCGCTCGGCAATCTAGCGCTCGGGAGCGGCGTATCGGCGACGGCCTTGGGCCCCGGTGCGACGGCGTCGGCCACGAATGCGACGGCGATCGGCATCAACAGCGTCGCGGCCGCGGGTTCCACCATCGCGATCGGCGACAGCAACTCGGTCGCCGCCGCGGCAGGCGCGGGCTCGATCGCCGGCGGCAACAGCTCGAAGGTGTTGAGTGGTCTTGGGGCGGTCGCGCTCGGCCTGGGTCAGACGGTCAGCGGCAACGGCGCGGTGGCGATCGGCGATCCGAGCACCGCGATCGGCACCGGAGCGGTCACGATGGGGTCGAACAACACCGCGAACGGCAACGGTGCGGTCGCGATCGGCAATTCGAACATCGCACAGGGCACGGGCTCGCTCGCGCTCGGCAATACGTCGACGGCTGCGGCGGCCGGTGCGGTGGCGTTCGGCGCATCGGCCGTGGCGCACAATGCAAACGATGTCGCGCTCGGCTCGGGTTCGACGACGGCCGCGCCGAATCCGACGGCCAGCGCGACGATCGGCGGTGTCACGTACAACTTCAACGGCATCAACCCGACCAGCGTCGTCAGCGTCGGCGCGGCGGGCACTGAGCGCCAGATCACCAACGTTGCGGCCGGGCGCATCAGTTCGGCCAGCACGGATGCGATCAACGGGTCGCAGCTCGCTGCGACGAACCAGGCGGTGAATTCGCTGTCGACGTCGACCGCGTCGAGCGTCAGTTCGTTGTCGACGGGGGTGTCGTCGGCCAATAGTGCGATCACGTCGCTGTCCACGTCGACATCGACGGGCATCAGCTCGCTGTCGACGGGGTTGAGTTCGACCAACAGCGCCGTAACGTCATTGTCGACATCCACGTCGACCGGTCTGTCGTCGGCGAATAGCTCGATCACGTCGCTGTCCACATCGACATCGACCGGCATCAGCTCGCTGTCGACGGGCCTGAGTTCGACCAATAGCTCGGTGACTTCGTTGTCGACTTCTACGTCGACCGGGCTGTCGTCGGCCAACAGCGCCATCACGTCGCTGTCCACGTCAACGTCGACGGGCATCAACTCGCTGTCGACGGGGTTGAGTTCGACCAACAGCGCGGTGACTTCGTTGTCGACTTCTACGTCGACCGGGCTGTCGTCGGCCAACAGTTCGATCACGTCGCTGTCCACGTCGACATCGACCGGCATCACCTCGTTGTCGACGGGGTTGAGTTCGACCAATAGCTCGGTGACTTCGTTGTCGACCTCCACGTCGACCGGGTTGTCGTCGGCCAACAGCGCGATCACGTCGCTGTCCACGTCAACGTCGACCGGCATCAGCTCGCTGTCGACGGGGCTGAGTTCGACCAATAGCTCGGTGACTTCGCTGTCGACCTCCACGTCGACCGGGTTGTCGTCGGCCAACAGTGCGATCACGTCGCTGTCCACGTCGACGTCGACCGGCATCAGCTCGCTGTCGACGGGGCTGAGTTCGACCAACAGCGCCGTAACGTCATTGTCGACGTCCACGTCGACCGGTCTGTCGTCGGCGAATAGCTCGATCACGTCGCTGTCCACGTCGACATCGACCGGCATCACCTCGTTGTCGACGGGGTTGAGTTCGACCAATAGCGCGGTGACTTCGTTGTCGACCTCCACGTCGACCGGGTTGTCGTCGGCCAACAGCGCGATCACGTCGTTGTCCACGTCGACGTCGACGGGCATCAACTCGTTGTCAACGGGCCTGAGTTCGACCAACAGTGCGGTGACTTCATTGTCGACGTCCACGTCGACCGGTCTGTCGTCGGCGAATAGCTCGGTCACGTCGTTGTCCACGTCGACGTCAACGGGCATCAGCTCGTTGTCCACCGGCCTGAGCTCGACGAACAGCTCGGTCACGTCGCTGTCGACTTCAACGTCAACGGGCATCAGCTCGCTGTCCACCGGCTTGAGTTCGACGAACAGCTCCATCACGTCGTTGTCGACCTCCACCTCGACGGGCATCGGTTCGTTGTCCACCGGCCTGAGCTCGACGAACAGCGCGGTCACGTCACTGTCCACCGCCACGTCGTCCAGCATCGGCTCGTTGTCCACCGGCCTCAGCTCGACCACGAGCTCGATCTCGTCGCTGTCGACCTCGACCTCGACGATCGTCGGCTCGCTGTCCACCGGCCTGTCGAGCACGAACAGCAACCTGACGTCGCTGTCCACCGCGACGTCGACGGGCATCGGTTCGTTGTCGACCGGCCTCAGCTCGATCGCGTCGAACAACACCAACCTCGGCAACAGCACGGCCGGCGCCATCGGCGGCGGGGCCACCTACGACCCGACGACCGGCACGATCTCCGCGCCTTCGTATGTGACGTACAACAGCGACGGCTCGACGACGATCAACAACAACGTCGGCTCGGCGATCGACAACATCAACGCGCACGGCATCAAGTATTTCCACGCGAACTCGACCGCGCCGGACAGCCAGGCGCTCGGGGTCGACAGCGTCGCGATCGGCCCGAACGCGATCGCGAAGGTGGACGGTAGCATCGCGCTCGGCGCCGGTTCGGTGTCCGATCGCGCGACGGTGCCGGCCTCGGGGACCATCCGCAACGGCAGCGCGTCGATTCCGTTCAACACGACCGACCAGACGCTGCTCGGTGCGGTATCGGTCGGCGACGCGACGAGCAAGACGTATCGCCAGATCACCAACGTCGCGGACGGCACCGGCCAGCAGGACGCGGTGACCGTGCGGCAGCTGGCCGGCGCACTGCAGTCGTTCGCGGTCACGACCACGAAGTACTTCCACGCGAACTCGACGGCCGTGGATTCGCTCGCGGTCGGCGCGGAGTCCGTCGCGGTCGGCCCGACGACGGTAGTCAACGGCGACAACGGCGTGGGTATCGGCAACGGTGCGATCGTCGACGCCACCGCGCCGGGCGGCGTCGCGATCGGCCAGGCGGCAAGCGCCGCGCAGGCCGATGCGATGGCGCTGGGCAGCGGCGCGACGGCCACCGGCGCGCAATCGGTGGCGCAGGGCGCCAACGCGGTCGCGGCGAGCGTCGGCAGTGTCGCGCTCGGTTCGGGCGCGCACGCCACGGCGACCGATGCGCTTGCACTCGGGGCCGGTGCGTCGTCGACGTTCGCGAACAGCATCGCGCTCGGCGCGGGTTCGCTGACCACCGTCGGCGCGCAGACGAACTACATCGCGTACGGCCTGAGCAGCCCGCAGTCGTCGGCTGGCGAAGTCAACATCGGCAACCGGCAGATCACCGGCCTCGCGGCCGGCAAGAACGGCACCGATGCGGTGAACGTGTCGCAGCTCGATTCGGTGGCCAACCAGTTGACGACGCTGATCACGCAGCGCACGTCGAACCTCGGCGGGTCGTACACGACGAATCCGACCGGCTCGAACGTGCCGCCGGGTTCGACGGGATCGAATTCGTCGGCGGGCGGTTCGGGTGCGGTCGCATCGGGCTCGAACAGCACGGCGGTCGGCAACAGCTCGCTGGCGTCCGGCAACGGCTCGACCGCAATCGGCGTCGGCTCGACCGCAACGGGCAACGGCTCGACCGCGATCGGCACGGGCAGCAACGACGGCGGGCGTTCGAACGTCGTCGCGGTCGGCTCGGCGGAGTCGGCGCGCCAGGTCGTCAACGTCGCGGCCGGGACGCAGGGCACCGACGCGGTCAACGTGAACCAGCTGAACGCGGTATCGAACCAGTTCACGCAATCGCTGAACACGGTCAACAACCAGCTCACGCAGATGCAGCAGCAGATCCAGCAGACCGATTCGATGGCGCGTGACGGGATTGCCGCGACGGCCGCCATGGCGTCGATCCCGCACATGGACCGTGACTCGAATTTCGCGATGGGGGTCGGTACGGCGACCTTCCTCGGCCAGAAGGCGATGGCCGTCGGCATGCAGGCGCGGCTCACGGAGAACCTGAAGGCGACGCTGAATGGCGGTTTCGCCGGCAGTCAGCGCGTGGTCGGTGCGGGCATGTTGTATCAGTGGAAGTGA
- a CDS encoding response regulator transcription factor, with translation MSSRSSSSAPPRTTPHLGDAHILVVDDRPNDLRLLTEILRAARCRISVAFDGLQAYHRAQAIAPDLILMDVRMPRMDGFAACRLLASTPSTQSIPVIILTAAGDLEDRIAGLETGAIDYIVKPFEPTEVLARIRNHLKRARRSQPFAHLPEMPDNADAALVRAAAEVLLRDLRHPPALEDLARQVGTHEKRLSRVFRDQLGQTVFEYLRDTRLRAAMHFLAETSMGIGDIAEEIGFSTPGNFATAFRERFSITPSDWRRQRHAVNAPPTPGGHHPDA, from the coding sequence ATGTCATCCCGCTCGTCCAGTTCGGCGCCGCCTCGCACCACGCCGCATCTCGGTGACGCACATATTCTCGTCGTCGACGATCGCCCGAACGACCTGCGGCTCCTGACCGAAATCCTGCGTGCCGCGCGGTGCCGGATCAGCGTCGCGTTCGACGGGCTGCAGGCGTATCACCGCGCCCAGGCGATCGCGCCCGACCTGATCCTGATGGATGTCCGCATGCCGCGCATGGACGGCTTCGCTGCGTGCCGGCTGCTGGCGTCAACGCCGTCCACGCAATCCATCCCGGTCATCATCCTGACGGCCGCGGGCGATCTCGAGGACCGCATCGCGGGGCTCGAAACCGGCGCGATCGACTACATCGTCAAGCCATTCGAGCCGACCGAAGTGCTGGCCCGGATCCGCAACCACCTGAAGCGCGCGCGGCGCAGCCAGCCGTTCGCGCACCTGCCCGAGATGCCCGACAACGCGGATGCGGCCCTCGTGCGCGCGGCGGCCGAGGTCCTGCTGCGCGACCTGCGCCATCCGCCGGCGCTCGAGGATCTGGCCCGGCAGGTCGGCACGCACGAGAAGCGGCTGTCGCGCGTGTTTCGCGACCAGCTCGGCCAGACCGTGTTCGAGTACCTGCGCGACACGCGCCTGCGCGCCGCGATGCATTTCCTCGCGGAGACGTCGATGGGGATCGGCGACATCGCCGAGGAAATCGGGTTCTCCACGCCCGGCAACTTCGCGACGGCGTTCCGCGAGCGCTTCAGCATCACGCCCTCCGACTGGCGGCGCCAGCGCCATGCGGTCAACGCGCCGCCCACACCCGGCGGGCATCATCCCGATGCGTAG
- a CDS encoding sensor histidine kinase has translation MRRRDSARAVGWRAVLLLLMALAVTCATARAASTPNPAQLEAVSVFEDASTTMTAEQVAARIAEPVQGAAAAGASTFNIEFSRSTWWVRATLVNRDSAARPLVLVIRDARVDHADFYVGRNGRWTLDSRFPVAGGGDTAGQPSRYPALDVTLHAGESIPVLIRVTSRKEMRLAPAAFTLAAWDALERHATMWDFGFFGGLLALVWCALLIGFFSRSGVFYVLAALALGTTLFEAAYRGYPAMALPPALREWSARGEVIFAYVAIACFIAFILMVARREQARLPMRAVYMAFLALECIGMAGAACGDLLTFTWFCLRLNAVLGIVNISLALLLAIRRTPTGRVMLIAIAIATFNMLIRVLDGMNALPPVLSWLKSDIYPNPVIAIVGLATHLLVLAAWIHHVGRQRTEARKRLEHWQLTEQDRLRDEVARRTVALNDALQQVTTHMQQKIETLGYVSHDLRAPLSTINGYAKLLLQGATLGQARLIRSIDRSIRYQLTLIDELLAFTKAELQPLGVSPDATDLPGLLDDIGHYALALCAQQDNRFVYRPATPLPRTVSIDGMRLQQVLLNLLSNASKFTRDGTVTLAVHASREGDAWRLLFEVADTGIGIDISGTRDIFRAYQQVQAVNGGTGLGLFIAQRIVGAMGGELAVASQPGVGTAFSFAIVVPAVGHALVPASELVRRFHPGDEAGPERIAPAMDGPPDDALDELILLARDGRLTDIEEWLGQVADAPDYEAFAQHVREHLDTLDLHAIEKLAGSLKRARVADASFDNEADAAGPA, from the coding sequence ATGCGTAGGCGCGATTCGGCGCGGGCGGTCGGATGGCGCGCGGTGCTGCTGCTTCTGATGGCACTGGCCGTCACCTGCGCGACGGCCCGCGCGGCATCGACGCCGAACCCCGCGCAACTTGAAGCCGTGTCGGTGTTCGAGGACGCGAGCACGACGATGACCGCCGAACAGGTCGCCGCGCGCATCGCCGAGCCGGTTCAAGGCGCGGCCGCGGCAGGCGCATCGACGTTCAACATCGAGTTCTCGCGGTCGACATGGTGGGTCCGCGCGACGCTGGTCAACCGTGACAGCGCCGCCCGCCCGCTGGTGCTGGTGATTCGCGACGCGCGCGTCGACCATGCCGACTTCTACGTCGGCCGGAACGGCCGGTGGACGCTCGACAGCCGTTTCCCGGTCGCAGGCGGCGGCGATACGGCCGGGCAGCCATCGCGCTACCCCGCGCTCGACGTCACGCTGCACGCGGGCGAAAGCATCCCCGTGCTGATCCGCGTCACGTCACGCAAGGAAATGCGGCTCGCGCCGGCGGCATTCACGCTTGCGGCATGGGATGCACTGGAACGGCACGCGACGATGTGGGACTTCGGTTTCTTCGGCGGGCTGCTCGCGCTCGTGTGGTGCGCGCTGCTGATCGGATTCTTTTCGCGCAGCGGCGTGTTCTACGTGCTGGCCGCGCTTGCGCTGGGCACGACGCTGTTCGAAGCGGCGTACCGCGGCTATCCGGCAATGGCGTTGCCGCCCGCGCTGCGTGAATGGTCCGCGCGCGGTGAGGTGATCTTCGCGTACGTGGCGATCGCGTGCTTCATCGCCTTCATCCTGATGGTCGCCCGGCGCGAGCAGGCCAGGCTGCCGATGCGCGCGGTCTACATGGCATTCCTCGCGCTCGAATGTATCGGCATGGCCGGCGCCGCATGCGGCGACCTGCTGACTTTCACGTGGTTCTGCCTGCGGCTGAACGCGGTGCTGGGGATCGTCAACATCAGCCTCGCGCTGTTGCTCGCGATCCGCCGGACGCCGACCGGCCGCGTGATGCTGATCGCAATTGCGATTGCCACCTTCAACATGCTGATCCGCGTGCTCGACGGCATGAACGCGCTGCCGCCCGTGCTGTCCTGGCTGAAGTCCGACATCTATCCGAACCCCGTCATCGCGATCGTCGGGCTCGCCACGCACCTGCTGGTGCTGGCCGCGTGGATCCACCACGTGGGCCGTCAGCGCACCGAGGCGCGCAAGCGGCTCGAACACTGGCAGCTCACCGAACAGGATCGCCTGCGCGACGAAGTCGCGAGACGCACGGTCGCGCTCAACGACGCGTTGCAGCAGGTGACGACCCACATGCAGCAGAAGATCGAGACGCTCGGCTATGTCAGCCACGACCTGCGTGCGCCGCTGTCGACGATCAACGGCTATGCGAAGCTGCTGCTGCAAGGCGCGACGCTCGGCCAGGCGCGGCTGATTCGCTCGATCGACCGGAGCATCCGCTACCAGCTCACGCTGATCGACGAACTGCTCGCGTTCACGAAGGCCGAACTGCAGCCGCTCGGCGTGTCGCCGGACGCGACCGACCTGCCCGGCCTGCTCGACGACATCGGCCACTATGCACTCGCGCTGTGCGCGCAGCAGGACAACCGGTTCGTCTACCGGCCGGCCACGCCGCTGCCGCGCACGGTATCGATCGACGGGATGCGGCTGCAGCAGGTGCTGCTGAACCTCCTGTCGAACGCATCGAAGTTCACGCGCGACGGCACGGTCACGCTGGCGGTGCATGCGTCGCGCGAAGGCGACGCATGGCGCCTGCTGTTCGAGGTTGCCGATACGGGCATCGGAATCGACATCAGCGGCACCCGCGACATCTTTCGTGCGTACCAGCAGGTGCAGGCCGTCAACGGCGGAACCGGGCTCGGCCTGTTCATCGCGCAGCGTATCGTCGGCGCGATGGGCGGCGAGCTGGCCGTCGCGAGCCAGCCGGGCGTCGGCACGGCGTTCTCGTTCGCGATCGTCGTGCCGGCCGTCGGACATGCGCTCGTGCCGGCGTCGGAACTCGTCCGGCGGTTTCATCCGGGCGACGAAGCCGGGCCGGAACGCATCGCGCCCGCGATGGATGGCCCGCCAGACGATGCGCTCGACGAACTGATCCTGCTCGCCCGCGACGGGCGGCTCACCGATATCGAGGAATGGCTCGGCCAGGTTGCGGATGCGCCGGATTACGAAGCCTTCGCGCAGCACGTGCGCGAGCATCTCGATACGCTGGACTTGCACGCGATCGAAAAGCTGGCCGGCTCGCTCAAACGTGCGCGTGTCGCGGATGCTTCGTTCGACAACGAGGCGGACGCCGCCGGGCCGGCGTGA
- a CDS encoding DHA2 family efflux MFS transporter permease subunit has protein sequence MTTHGIDERKRWLALIVLCLGMLMIVLDTTIVNVALPSIRADLRFAETSLVWVVNAYLLTFGGFLLLGGRLGDLYGHRRLFLRGIALFTLASVACGLANTQGLLIAARAVQGLGGALVSAVSLSIIMNLFTSPADRAKAMGVYGFVAASGGSLGVLLGGVLTSALSWHWIFLVNLPIGVAVYAACTALLPARTPPAERAPLDLAGAATVTGSLMLAVYAIVHGHAAGWTSAQTLVQLGAAIALAIAFVVVESRVAHPLMPLGLFARRNVAAANAVGVLWAAAMFAWSFISALYLQRVLHYGAMQVGLAFLPASVVMAGFSLGVSPKLVMRFGIRATLSSGLLVASSGLMLLARAPDGGRFVADVLPGMLLMGLGASAVFNPVMLAAMSDVTPDESGLASGAVNTSFMMGGALGLAILASLAAARTEGLVAAGADAVGALNRGYHLAFLLGAGSAVAASALAWAFIRARMPAPAHGDAQSAASI, from the coding sequence ATGACGACGCACGGGATCGACGAGCGCAAGCGCTGGCTGGCGCTGATCGTGCTCTGCCTGGGCATGCTGATGATCGTGCTGGACACGACCATCGTGAACGTCGCGCTGCCGTCCATCCGGGCCGACCTCCGCTTTGCCGAGACGTCGCTCGTCTGGGTGGTGAACGCGTACCTGCTGACCTTCGGCGGCTTCCTGCTGCTCGGCGGGCGGCTCGGTGACCTGTACGGCCACCGCCGGCTGTTTCTGCGCGGCATCGCGCTGTTCACGCTCGCATCGGTTGCGTGCGGGCTCGCGAACACGCAAGGACTGCTGATCGCGGCGCGCGCGGTGCAGGGGCTCGGCGGTGCGTTGGTGTCGGCCGTATCGCTGTCGATCATCATGAACCTGTTCACGTCGCCGGCCGACCGCGCGAAGGCGATGGGTGTGTACGGGTTCGTCGCCGCGAGCGGCGGCAGCCTCGGTGTGCTGCTCGGCGGCGTGCTGACCAGCGCGTTGAGCTGGCACTGGATCTTTCTCGTCAACCTGCCGATCGGCGTGGCCGTGTATGCCGCGTGCACGGCGCTGCTGCCGGCGCGCACGCCGCCGGCCGAACGTGCACCGCTGGATCTCGCGGGGGCGGCGACCGTTACCGGGTCGCTGATGCTGGCCGTCTACGCGATCGTGCATGGCCATGCGGCAGGCTGGACGTCGGCGCAGACGCTCGTCCAGCTCGGTGCCGCGATCGCGCTCGCGATTGCGTTCGTCGTCGTCGAGTCGCGTGTGGCGCATCCGCTGATGCCGCTGGGCCTGTTCGCGCGGCGCAACGTGGCCGCCGCCAACGCGGTGGGCGTGCTGTGGGCGGCCGCGATGTTCGCGTGGTCGTTCATTTCCGCGCTATACCTGCAGCGCGTGCTGCACTACGGCGCGATGCAGGTCGGGCTCGCGTTCCTGCCGGCCAGCGTCGTCATGGCGGGTTTTTCGCTGGGCGTGTCGCCGAAGCTGGTGATGCGGTTCGGGATTCGCGCGACGCTGTCGTCCGGCCTGCTGGTCGCGTCGTCCGGGCTGATGTTGCTGGCGCGCGCGCCGGATGGTGGCCGCTTCGTCGCGGACGTGCTGCCCGGCATGCTGCTGATGGGCCTTGGGGCCAGTGCGGTCTTCAACCCGGTGATGCTGGCCGCGATGAGCGACGTGACACCCGACGAGTCGGGGCTTGCATCGGGCGCCGTCAACACGTCGTTCATGATGGGCGGCGCGCTCGGGCTGGCGATCCTCGCGAGTCTGGCGGCTGCCCGCACCGAGGGGCTGGTGGCGGCCGGCGCCGACGCCGTCGGCGCGCTCAATCGCGGCTACCACCTCGCGTTCCTGCTGGGCGCCGGCTCGGCGGTCGCGGCGTCGGCGCTGGCCTGGGCGTTCATCCGGGCGCGCATGCCCGCGCCGGCGCACGGCGATGCGCAGTCCGCCGCGTCGATCTGA